From the genome of Polyodon spathula isolate WHYD16114869_AA chromosome 14, ASM1765450v1, whole genome shotgun sequence, one region includes:
- the LOC121327437 gene encoding adiponectin-like, giving the protein MKLFRTLLLCLVLVVKLSCSQDEGEEVEEEAPEEHAEGPGGDADTPNMVVDERKPCAGWMGGVPGTPGHNGASGRDGRDGRDGTKGETGEPGAPGEKGDTGEPGLTGPEGPRGFPGTPGLKGDQGESALLYRSAFSVGLTDRTPMPNVPIKFSKIFYNGQRHYDDSTGKFRCSIPGVYYFTYHLTVYLKDVKVSLYKSDKTIMFTFDQFQENNVDQASGSIVLHLDTGEEVWLQVYGEEAYAGIYADNINDSTFSGFLLYPDMKTQNGDR; this is encoded by the exons ATGAAGCTGTTTCGGACCCTTCTCCTTTGCCTCGTGTTGGTGGTGAAGCTGTCCTGCTCTCAGGATGAGGGTgaagaggtggaggaggaggccCCCGAAGAGCATGCAGAAGGCCCAGGTGGTGATGCAGACACTCCCAACATGGTAGTGGATGAGAGGAAGCCATGTGCTGGCTGGATGGGAGGCGTGCCAGGAACCCCCGGACACAATGGAGCCTCGGGAAGAGACGGCAGAGACGGTCGAGATGGAACAAAGGGAGAGACAGGAGAACCAG GTGCACCTGGAGAGAAGGGTGACACCGGAGAGCCTGGTCTTACTGGTCCAGAGGGACCCCGTGGCTTCCCCGGCACCCCAGGCCTGAAGGGCGACCAAGGGGAGAGTGCCCTCCTCTACCGCTCTGCCTTCAGTGTGGGGCTGACAGACCGCACCCCCATGCCCAACGTGCCCATCAAGTTCAGCAAGATCTTCTACAACGGCCAGAGGCACTATGATGACAGCACAGGCAAGTTCCGCTGCTCCATCCCCGGAGTGTACTACTTCACCTACCACCTCACAGTCTACCTGAAAGACGTCAAGGTCAGCCTGTACAAGAGTGACAAGACCATCATGTTCACTTTTGACCAGTTCCAGGAAAACAACGTCGACCAGGCTTCCGGCTCCATCGTCCTGCACCTGGACACGGGGGAGGAGGTCTGGCTTCAGGTGTACGGAGAAGAGGCCTATGCAGGAATCTACGCAGATAACATCAACGATTCCACGTTTTCTGGATTCCTTCTCTACCCTGATATGAAAACGCAAAATGGAGATCGCTAA